The uncultured Trichococcus sp. DNA window AAAGTTTCTCGGCATTCGACAATCTCGGTCCAAGCTGGTGTCAAATTGTCGAATCTACCGCTCCTATTCGACAGTTTTGGCCACCGCGCTGAGCATTCCTCCTGCCTCTTATTTGTCAATAGCCTTAAGTTAATGACATTGGAAGACAGATGAGCTCGGTCTTTTTTTGCTGTAGCGCCGTCTGCTGATATAATGGAACTGTGGAGAAACTCTTTGTTGGCGTGCCGGAATGCCTGTCCGTAAAGAATGGAGGGTAAGGATATGCTAGTCGATTGGGCCACTATGAGCAGCAACTATGCGAACTTTGCCGGGATACTCGCCGGGTTTGTGTTCAGCGGTATTTTCTTGCTTCTTGAAGACGAGAAAAGGGACGCTTCCGAGGTCATCAGCATCTTGATTGTCGGCTTTTTTGGACTACTGCTCACAGCCTTTTTGTTTTCGAACATCAGTGGGATGGCTGCGGAGGCAAATGATTTGGGCCGAATCCGAATGGTAGCCTTCCATATGGTTATAGCCAGTATCATCTTCTCAATCGCGATTATGCAAATGTTCCTGAGCTTAGTTTTCATCTTCATCCTTTATCAACTGCCGACGCAAGTCATCAGGCTGGGGAAAACGATCTACTACGGATCGGCCCTTATTGCAACGATGTTTGTGATCAGAACGATTCCGGTTTTGTATAGCGATGAGGCCATCTTGGCTGCTTTGTCCCAGAATCTGTATCTCGCGGTAGCTTTGACCGCGGTACTTATGTTTATCCTCAGCAAACTTTTCAGGAGAAAACTGGATGCCCTGTTCGAACGCTACTTCATCATGATCATTACCGCCACTTTCCTGTTCATGCTGCTGCTCGTTGTCCTTTACAATACCCAGATCCATCTGAAGGATATTCCCGTAATCGTCGATCAAGTCATTATGGGGATGTTCACGGTCAATATGATGATCAACAACTTCAGCATCAACCACGAATACCGCATGCTGCAGCTGCACAACAAAAAATGAACGTTTTGTGTCCGTTTGGTGATTTTTATTTTGATTTTACGATTGTTTAAAGTACAATGTAAGAAAAGGATCGGGGTGAATATATGAAGTCAAGTCAAGGAATTGTATACAAGAGAAGGCAGCACATACTGAAGGCACTTCAAGAAAAGAAAGTAGTGTTAGTGGAAGATTTGGCGAAAGAACTGGATGTTTCAGAAATCACGATCAGACGGGATCTGCAGAGTTTCGACGACCAGCATCTCATCGAGCGTTTTTATGGAGGCGCCCGTCTTTTGGAGGGGTCTTTCCAAAAAGAAGAATATCCGGCAGTCAGACCACATCGGTCGAAGAAACAGGCAATCGCGAAATTGGCTGCCACTTTGGTCAATGATCACGATATGGTCTTCATCAATTCGGGATCGACCGCTTTCCTTTTGCTCAACTATCTGTCGGATCGTAATGTCACCATCATAACGAACAACGGTCGGGCAATCTTTCGGAATCCGTCCTCGAAAGCTGACATTGTGCTGTCGGGCGGAGAAATATATGAAAAGAAAAAATCGCTCGTCGGGGATTTCGCTTTATACACTTTCTCAAAGGTGACGGCAAATATTTGTTTTTTGGGTGTGGGCGGCATCAACGACAAAGGCATCACGACCTTTGCCTTGCCGGAAACGGCCATCAATAGGTTGATTCTGGAGCGGACGAACGGGCCGCGCATCGTAGTGGCGGAAGGCAGCAAAGTCGGCCGCGAACAAAATTTTTCCACCGCTGACATCAGCCTCGTCACGCATCTGGTGACTGACCGTTCTGCGGATAAAGAAGAGATAAAGAAAATCGAAGCCAAGGGCGTCAAGGTACTGTATGTTACCGATGTTGCCGACATTAATGGCGTTACCGATGAGAACAGAACGGAAGACTGAATAAGAATACAAACAAAAGCGACAAAACGCGGCGGGAGACTCCCGACAGTGTTTTGTCGCTTCTTTTGGTGTAATCAGCCTATACACCTTCATTGAAGCGATCATAAAGAAGAATCCCGGCGTTTGAATCGTTCGTAACCAACGAAATGATCATAAAAATAAGCTAAAGATTGTTTGTTTAGGGCCTATTGCGACTGAAAGCGTTTTATTGTATGATTACTTCATCGAAAGAAATGTTCGTTATATGAACGTTTTAAGATCGGTGTGCAAATAATAAGAAAAAGTGATCATAACGATTACGCAGAAGGAGAATGACGAATGGCTAATGTTAATGAGATTACAAAAGAATCATGGGTATTGAGCACATTTCCTGAATGGGGCACTTGGTTGAATGAAGAAATCGAAGACACAGTGGTTGCTGAAAATACATTCGCAATGTGGTGGCTAGGCTGTACAGGCATCTGGTTGAAATCCCATGAATCAACAAACATCCTTTGTGATTTGTGGTGCGGAACCGGTAAACAATCGCATGGCAGCGGCAAGATGAAGGATGGCCATCAGATGCAACGCATGAGCGGCGTTCAAAATATGCAGCCTAACCTCAGAGCACAGCCTTTTGTCATCGATCCTTTCGCAGTGAAAAACGTGGATGCATTGGTTGTTACGCATATCCATTCCGATCACTTGGACATCAACACGGCAGCAGCTGTTCTTAAAAACTCGAGCGATGCGGTTAAATTCGTAGGACCGCAAGCGGTTGTGGATACTTGGATCGGTTGGGGAGTTCCTGAAGAAAAATGCGTAGTCGTGAAACCGGGAGACAGCGTCAAAATCAAAGACATCGAGATTGTTGCGCTCGAAGCATTCGACCGCACAGCCTTGGTTACGGCTTCTGAAGGAGAAGTTTTAAGAGGGAAGATGCCGCAGGACATGGATTTGATCGCAGTGAACTATTTGTTCAAAACATCAGGCGGAAACTTGTATCACGCAGGCGATTCCCACTACTGCAACTATTTCGCGAAACACGGAAACGATCACCAAGTGGATGTCTGCTTAGGGGCATTCGGTGAAAACCCACGCGGAATCACCGACAAGGTCACTTCAGTGGACATGCTGAGAATGGCGGAATCTTTGAACGCGAAAGTAGTCATCCCGGTCCATTATGACATCTGGTCGAACTTCCAGGCGGATCCGAAAGAACTGATTGAGCTGTGGAAATTCAAAAAAGACCGTCTCCAATACGGATTCAAACCATACATCTGGCAAGTCGGCGGAAAATTCGTTTATCCGAATGACAAAGACAGAATGGAATTCAATTTCAACCGCGGATTTGACGATGTGTTCAGCATCGAAAATGATGTGCCTTTCAATTCCTTCCTATAAGAAAAAGCACCTAAGAGGAGAGATCATATGTTAGATGAAGTCATCAAAAATAAAAGATTTTCTTTCCACGAGGGATTCGATAGTTGGCAAGACAGCATCCGTGCTGCTTGTCAACCGCTTATCGAAGAAGGCGCTATCGAGAGCGCTTATCCCGAGTACATCATCGAAAACGTCAACGAATTCGGACCTTACATCGTCATCGCACCGGACATCTGCATCCCGCATGCACAGGAAGGCAAAGGTGTAAATGAAACCGCTATCTGCTTTATGCGTACGAAAGTGCCAGTGAACTTCGGTCCGGCAGCCGAGTACGAGGCACGTATCTTCTTCGTTCTGGCATCCACGGACAACGAGAAGCACCTGGCGAATCTGTCGTCGCTTGTGACCTTACTGTCTGATGAAAGTGTCGTGGATGCTTTTATCCAAGCCAACTCTGTCGCTGATTTAGAAAAAATTATGGAAATCGAGGGTGAATATCTTGGAACTATTAATTAGTGCATGGACATTCTTTCAAGTTAATATCTTAACGCAACCTGCTTTTTTCCTTGGTATTATCGTCTTCGTCGGCTACTTGTTGTTGGGCAGACCTGTCTATGACGCTCTTGCTGGTTTCATCAAGGCAACGGTCGGTTATCTGGTACTGAATGTTGCAGCAGGTGGTTTGGTCGGGAATTTCCGCCCGATCTTGGCAGGCTTAAAAGAAAGATTCAATTTATCGGCAGTTGTTATTGATCCTTATTTTGGACAAACGGCGGCACAACAAGCTATCGAGGGAGCAGGACGTTCCTTCAGCCTTATGGTTATCGTGTTACTTATCGCTTTCATGGTGAATATTGTTTTAGTCATTTTCCGTAAATATACTAAAGTCCGAACCGTGTTCATCACCGGCCATATCATGGTGCAACAGTCCTCTACTGCTTTATGGCTTGTCTTGTTCGCTTTTCCTGAATTGCAGGATACGGGCGTCATCATTATGTTGGGTCTTTTGTTGGGAACGTATTGGTCAGTCTTCTCCAATCTGACAGTCGAGGCAACGCAAGATTTAACTGAAGGCGGCGGCTTTGCGATAGGGCATCAGCAGATGTTCGGTGTCTGGTTGACCGACAAATTTGCAGGCAAATTCAGCAAGAACAGCAAAAAATTGGAAGACGTCACGCTTCCTGGATTCCTTTCCATCTTCAAGGAAAGCGTCGTTTCGACAAGTATCTTGATGTTCCTGTTTTTCGGAATCATCATGGGTATCCTCGGGAAAGATCTGATGATGACCATCGATGCTACTTATACAGGCGAACGCAACTACGTGTTCTACATTCTGGAAAAATCACTGTACTTCGCAGTTTATCTGCAAATTCTGCAACTTGGTGTCCGCATGTTCGTATCAGAATTGACGGAATCCTTCCAAGGGATCTCCAACAAACTGTTGCCTGGTTCCATGCCGGCGATCGACTGTGCGGCAACTTATGGATTCGGCCCAGGAAATGCCGTCACGTTCGGCTTCCTGTTCGGAGCTTTGGGACAATTCTTGGCGATCATCGGTTTGGTGGTATTCAAGAGCCCGGTTCTGGTCATCACTGGATTCGTACCTGTATTCTTTGACAATGCGACGTTTGCTGTATACGCAAACCACAAAGGCGGCATGAGAGCCGCAATGATCATCCCGTTCATTTCAGGTGTCATTCAAGTTATCGGTGGCGGACTCGCTGCCTACATCTTCCAGCTTTCCCAATTCGGCGGCTGGCATGGTAACTTCGACTGGGATACTTTATGGTTGGGTTACGGAGTCATCATGAAATACGGCGGGTATGCCGGTGTTGCTGCACTGGTCATCGGGATGCTATTGATACCACAGATTCAATACTACAAAAACAAAAAACACTACTTCATGATTGCGGAAGATTATGAACAATACAAAGAAGAACTCGAAGCTGAAAAGCAAACACAAGGTAGCGTAGAAGCAGTTTAACCTAAAAAACAAGATGCAAGATACATAATAGGAGGAATTGATTATGAAAGTACTAGCAGCATGCGGAAGCGGAATGGGTTCAAGCCAAATCATCAAAATGAAAATTACGAATGTCTTCAAAAAATTGGACATCCCTTTGGAAATCCACCATTGCGCGGTTTCTGAAGCAAAAACGTTAGCTCCGAATTACGATGTGGTTGTTTGTTCGAACTCGCTTTTGGACGTATTCAAAAATGTGGACCAAAGCAAAACGAAAATTATTGGGTTGAAAAATCTCTTGTCTGAAAAAGAGATCGAAGAAAAAGTCCGCGAAATCGTCTTAGGCGAATAGGCGGTGCTCCTATGACATACACTGAACTGAAAAAAAGAGTGCTGGAAGCTAACCTGTCGCTTCCAGCATACGGATTGGTAAAATTTACCTGGGGCAATGTTTCCGAAATAGACCGTGAAAAGCAAATCATCGCAATCAAGCCATCCGGGGTCGAATATGCTGATATGACTGTTGAAGACATCGTTGTCGTCGATATGGACGGGAATGTAGTGGAAGGTAGCCTGAAACCCTCTTCGGATTTGGATACGCATCTTGAACTCTACCGGAATTTCAAAGATATCGGAGGTGTGGTCCATACGCATTCACCATGGGCAACCACCTTGGCGCAAGGCGGAGTAGATATTCCGGCATACGGG harbors:
- a CDS encoding DeoR/GlpR family DNA-binding transcription regulator, with translation MKSSQGIVYKRRQHILKALQEKKVVLVEDLAKELDVSEITIRRDLQSFDDQHLIERFYGGARLLEGSFQKEEYPAVRPHRSKKQAIAKLAATLVNDHDMVFINSGSTAFLLLNYLSDRNVTIITNNGRAIFRNPSSKADIVLSGGEIYEKKKSLVGDFALYTFSKVTANICFLGVGGINDKGITTFALPETAINRLILERTNGPRIVVAEGSKVGREQNFSTADISLVTHLVTDRSADKEEIKKIEAKGVKVLYVTDVADINGVTDENRTED
- the ulaG gene encoding L-ascorbate 6-phosphate lactonase, encoding MANVNEITKESWVLSTFPEWGTWLNEEIEDTVVAENTFAMWWLGCTGIWLKSHESTNILCDLWCGTGKQSHGSGKMKDGHQMQRMSGVQNMQPNLRAQPFVIDPFAVKNVDALVVTHIHSDHLDINTAAAVLKNSSDAVKFVGPQAVVDTWIGWGVPEEKCVVVKPGDSVKIKDIEIVALEAFDRTALVTASEGEVLRGKMPQDMDLIAVNYLFKTSGGNLYHAGDSHYCNYFAKHGNDHQVDVCLGAFGENPRGITDKVTSVDMLRMAESLNAKVVIPVHYDIWSNFQADPKELIELWKFKKDRLQYGFKPYIWQVGGKFVYPNDKDRMEFNFNRGFDDVFSIENDVPFNSFL
- a CDS encoding PTS sugar transporter subunit IIA: MLDEVIKNKRFSFHEGFDSWQDSIRAACQPLIEEGAIESAYPEYIIENVNEFGPYIVIAPDICIPHAQEGKGVNETAICFMRTKVPVNFGPAAEYEARIFFVLASTDNEKHLANLSSLVTLLSDESVVDAFIQANSVADLEKIMEIEGEYLGTIN
- a CDS encoding PTS ascorbate transporter subunit IIC codes for the protein MLELLISAWTFFQVNILTQPAFFLGIIVFVGYLLLGRPVYDALAGFIKATVGYLVLNVAAGGLVGNFRPILAGLKERFNLSAVVIDPYFGQTAAQQAIEGAGRSFSLMVIVLLIAFMVNIVLVIFRKYTKVRTVFITGHIMVQQSSTALWLVLFAFPELQDTGVIIMLGLLLGTYWSVFSNLTVEATQDLTEGGGFAIGHQQMFGVWLTDKFAGKFSKNSKKLEDVTLPGFLSIFKESVVSTSILMFLFFGIIMGILGKDLMMTIDATYTGERNYVFYILEKSLYFAVYLQILQLGVRMFVSELTESFQGISNKLLPGSMPAIDCAATYGFGPGNAVTFGFLFGALGQFLAIIGLVVFKSPVLVITGFVPVFFDNATFAVYANHKGGMRAAMIIPFISGVIQVIGGGLAAYIFQLSQFGGWHGNFDWDTLWLGYGVIMKYGGYAGVAALVIGMLLIPQIQYYKNKKHYFMIAEDYEQYKEELEAEKQTQGSVEAV
- a CDS encoding PTS sugar transporter subunit IIB: MKVLAACGSGMGSSQIIKMKITNVFKKLDIPLEIHHCAVSEAKTLAPNYDVVVCSNSLLDVFKNVDQSKTKIIGLKNLLSEKEIEEKVREIVLGE